From Gammaproteobacteria bacterium:
CAGAGCCCCTCGCGCCGGTCCGTAACCAGGCCTGCCTCGCGTAACTGACCGAGGTGGCGGGACATGTGCGGCTGAGCCGCGCCGATGGCATGAGTGAGCTCGCAGACGCAGAGTTCCTCTTGCGCCAATAGAAGCAGCAGGCAACGCAGACGGGTGTCATGGGCAAGCGCGGGAAAGAGCGTCGCGGGTTCTATATCCATTTCGCCGAATATACTCTGCAATGCATATTCTATCAATCGTATATT
This genomic window contains:
- a CDS encoding metalloregulator ArsR/SmtB family transcription factor, with protein sequence MDIEPATLFPALAHDTRLRCLLLLLAQEELCVCELTHAIGAAQPHMSRHLGQLREAGLVTDRREGLWIHYRINPSLPGWVRRVLEDTAGGLSGLVPYENDRAALEGMPNRPGAPRCA